The following coding sequences are from one Cercospora beticola chromosome 4, complete sequence window:
- the PTC2 gene encoding Protein phosphatase 2C 2 (antiSMASH:Cluster_10) yields the protein MGQTLSEPVVDKKSDEGQDDRVAFGVSAMQGWRISMEDAHAAILDLQPLEGDKELKPAASDVRISFFGVYDGHGGDKVALYTGEHLHEIVAKQDSFKSKDFEQALKDGFLAIDRAILSDPKYEEEVSGCTASVGIITHDKIFVGNAGDSRSVLGIKGRAKPLSFDHKPQNEGEKARICAAGGFVDFGRVNGNLALSRAIGDFEFKKSADLPPEQQIVTAYPDVTVHEIGDEDEFLVIACDGIWDCQSSQAVVEFVRRGIAAKQELHAICENMMDNCLASNSETGGVGCDNMTMIVIALLRGQTKEEWYKKIGERVANGDGPCAPPEYAEFRGPGMHHRFDDSPDDYDMDMDQRTRMLGHGGDDDVDMEDRVTEVDDASLEETDEEAVQRNQQKNNEDRSQREGTPAPPAAGQDSNTQQPSGQSGAMPDKILPVLDDKPSASTSGGQDGNEKTK from the exons ATGGGACAGACGCTCTCGGAGCCCGTTGTGGATAAG AAATCAGACGAAGGCCAAGATGACCGCGTCGCCTTTGGCGTCAGTGCCATGCAGGGCTGGCGCATCAGCATGGAGGACGCCCACGCCGCCATCCTCGACCTACAACCCCTCGAAGGCGACAAAGAGCTGAAACCGGCAGCCTCAGACGTGCGGATATCATTCTTTGGCGTGTACGACGGACATGGAGGAGACAAGGTAGCACTGTATACCGGAGAGCACCTGCACGAGATCGTGGCAAAGCAGGACTCATTCAAGAGCAAGGACTTTGAGCAAGCGCTCAAGGATGGCTTTTTGGCCATTGACCGGGCAATTCTCAGCG ACCCCAAATACGAAGAGGAAGTCTCGGGCTGCACAGCTTCGGTGGGCATCATCACGCACGACAAAATCTTTGTG GGCAATGCCGGCGATTCGAGATCTGTTTTGGGGATCAAAGGGCGCGCAAAACCTTTGTCGTTCGACCACAAGCCGCAGAATGAAGGCGAAAAGGCCCGTATATGCGCAGCAGGCGGCTTCGTCGACTTTGGCAGAGTGAACGGCAACCTTGCACTCAGCAGAGCCATTGGTGATTTTGAGTTCAAGAAGAGTGCAGATCTCCCACCGGAGCAGCAGATTGTCACGGCATATCCAGATGTGACTGTGCACGAGAttggcgacgaggatgagttcCTCGTCATTGCCTGTGATG GAATCTGGGATTGCCAATCTTCGCAAGCGGTCGTGGAGTTCGTCCGAAGAGGCATTGCTGCAAAGCAAGAGTTGCACGCGATTTGTGAAAACATGATGGACAACTGCCTGGCGTCCAACTCGGAAACCGGTGGTGTGGGCTGTGACAACATGACTATGATTGTTATTGCTCTGCTCCGTGGACAGACTAAGGAGGAGTGGTACAAGAAGATTGGCGAGCGAGTCGCAAATGGAGACGGGCCTTGCGCGCCTCCCGAATACG CCGAGTTCAGAGGACCTGGGATGCATCACCGCTTCGACGACTCACCTGACGACTATGACATGGATATGGACCAACGAACACGAATGCTAG GTCACggtggcgacgacgatgtcgaCATGGAAGATCGAGTGACCGAAGTGGACGACGCGTCCCTGGAAGAGACAGACGAAGAGGCGGTGCAGAGGAACCAGCAGAAGAACAACGAAGACCGAAGTCAGAGGGAGGGTACACCTGCGCCGCCCGCCGCTGGCCAAGACAGCAACACGCAACAGCCGTCTGGCCAATCTGGTGCTATGCCAGACAAGATCCTACCCGTCCTGGACGACAAGCCGAGCGCGAGCACATCCGGCGGGCAAGATGGCAACGAGAAGACGAAGTGA
- a CDS encoding uncharacterized protein (antiSMASH:Cluster_10) — MKESQNHEFREPEGVSFSSPTHARRQSTYAAEKGLAAVQGKSQKQQVTEAQDGLQAPETNGMAYSPAQAPTPLPTDIDSIPPSPMSLSSAEPTDEDINSDIRAYLNEEMDDGPQHATWCWEHADSRPPITPESLAELDMPRIINNPKLRHDVNFDRELHFRPNLDGSKGRQKMLQADQYWRALEAELVMCKLVQIRRAQSPENEVYWSRVMKGSLQRLPNIFAAIRDILKTLVPDYDQKAVSERLDVDHIMQQIENGVCDLIDLGNWLAKVLKNHCAPMRDTLVDNMQRDIKRGAMEGKHEKLVSGLRQLMTILEAMKLDVANHQIRHMRPLLIEDTINFQRRYNSHRINVGKISLPDARSWLQNNLCDQSSGLDALVSGLIRDMLRNESSNMCPQTFYLDADRIRALRVELHSRVYHQICYDVLRDLACRRGTCEADLLRARESLQSSVSAIVGASGRFIDRLDNIAVEIVRVLLVTEGQYPPFDINLLNYAEHRLSESLHASSDSFAQHSEELLRNLVPKLQTRVRSHVTMPALDLQDMLVPAPITSNRNSMGFGAVCEPVPHTTVGPIDADEDIIRRFTHILALHWQVWGELVYQCEEPSSPISDREDDSNSEHGSESTMVQSAAPSPTMPVAQAVYAPGKKWLPVSVTVTDVPSGLPTPAASPDASGEQGSTSGDADTQPSDDAPDASQQQRQHA, encoded by the coding sequence ATGAAGGAGAGTCAGAATCACGAGTTCAGAGAGCCTGAGGGCGTCTCGTTCTCGAGTCCCACTCACGCACGCAGGCAATCGACATATGCTGCCGAGAAGGGCCTCGCTGCCGTGCAGGGCAAATCACAGAAACAGCAGGTGACAGAGGCGCAAGATGGGTTGCAGGCGCCCGAGACAAATGGAATGGCATATTCGCCCGCCCAAGCACCCACTCCCCTACCGACCGACATCGACTCCATACCGCCGTCTCCAATGAGCCTGTCATCAGCCGAACCGACCGACGAGGATATCAACTCGGACATTCGTGCCTACCTCAACGAGGAAATGGACGATGGCCCTCAGCATGCAACCTGGTGTTGGGAGCACGCCGATTCACGACCGCCCATCACGCCCGAGAGCCTTGCTGAGCTCGATATGCCGCGAATAATCAACAACCCAAAGCTACGACACGATGTGAACTTCGATCGGGAGCTGCATTTCCGCCCCAACCTGGACGGGTCCAAGGGAAGGCAAAAGATGCTACAGGCAGATCAGTATTGGAGAGCATTGGAAGCAGAGCTAGTCATGTGCAAGCTGGTTCAGATCAGGAGAGCACAGTCACCGGAGAATGAGGTCTACTGGAGTCGAGTAATGAAGGGTTCTCTGCAACGACTACCGAACATCTTTGCCGCCATTCGAGACATACTGAAGACGCTGGTGCCCGACTACGATCAGAAGGCCGTGTCGGAGAGACTCGACGTGGATCACATTATGCAGCAAATCGAGAACGGAGTTTGTGACCTGATCGATCTCGGCAACTGGTTGGCCAAAGTACTCAAGAACCACTGTGCCCCCATGCGGGACACCCTGGTGGACAACATGCAACGAGACATCAAACGCGGAGCAATGGAAGGCAAGCATGAGAAACTGGTCAGCGGCCTCAGACAGCTCATGACTATCCTCGAGGCTATGAAGCTTGACGTTGCAAATCATCAAATTCGACACATGCGACCTCTACTCATCGAGGACACGATCAATTTTCAGCGAAGATACAACAGCCACCGAATCAACGTTGGCAAAATCAGCCTCCCGGACGCTCGATCGTGGCTGCAAAACAACTTATGCGATCAAAGTTCGGGCCTGGATGCACTGGTTTCAGGCTTGATCCGCGACATGCTCCGCAACGAGTCAAGCAACATGTGCCCTCAAACTTTCTACCTGGATGCTGACCGGATACGGGCATTGCGAGTCGAGCTGCACAGTCGTGTGTACCACCAGATCTGCTACGATGTCTTGCGTGATCTGGCATGCAGGCGAGGCACCTGTGAAGCGGACCTTCTGCGTGCGAGGGAGTCTCTCCAGAGCTCTGTGTCTGCTATCGTTGGTGCTTCGGGTCGCTTCATCGACAGACTGGACAACATCGCTGTCGAAATCGTTCGCGTGCTACTGGTCACCGAAGGACAGTACCCACCTTTCGACATCAACCTCCTGAACTACGCCGAGCACAGGCTTTCCGAGTCTCTTCACGCCAGCTCAGACTCCTTTGCTCAACACTCGGAGGAGCTGCTGCGAAATCTTGTACCCAAGCTACAGACACGTGTGCGAAGCCATGTGACTATGCCGGCGCTCGATTTACAGGACATGCTCGTGCCAGCGCCCATCACTTCCAACCGGAACTCAATGGGATTTGGCGCCGTATGCGAGCCGGTGCCTCATACTACCGTTGGACCCATCGACGCTGATGAGGACATTATCCGACGATTCACGCACATCCTCGCCCTTCATTGGCAGGTTTGGGGCGAGCTCGTCTATCAATGCGAAGAGCCCTCGTCGCCTATCTCTGACCGTGAGGATGATAGCAACTCCGAGCACGGCAGCGAAAGCACAATGGTTCAGTCTGCAGCACCTTCGCCGACCATGCCTGTGGCACAAGCTGTGTATGCGCCGGGTAAGAAGTGGCTTCCTGTTAGTGTCACAGTCACAGACGTCCCGAGTGGCTTGCCCACACCCGCGGCCAGTCCCGATGCTTCGGGGGAGCAGGGTTCGACATCTGGTGATGCGGACACTCAGCCGAGTGACGATGCACCGGACGCATCACaacagcaacggcaacaTGCCTGA
- a CDS encoding uncharacterized protein (BUSCO:EOG09264I9J), with product MAPKRKRAASLAAEKNGAEVESSQQQQSPDVELQDNAPATAAVSASPAKSKSSMNPPAKRTRANSKRSINGNEKQPATMAVQTGGTVSMPINATADGSGESGEAGTMRMEAPPQAGLVDPAGGYKTNKPPTDRPVRVYADGVFDLFHLGHMRVLQQAKTAFPNTRLIVGVTGDEETFKRKGLTVMSAKERAESVRHCRWVDEVIEDCPWIIDVPFLEKHNIDYVAHDDLPYGASEGDDIYAPIKEKGMFLVTQRTEGVSTTGIITKIVRDYEKYISRQLKRGTTRQELNISWLKKNEMDVKRHVSELRDTIRQNWSTTGRELSSELGKLWQPSRPSSPAPSATPSLKNGRGGTVNGIDSPLPAVSASDRLRVETAAGSSGRSLTPSRGKNLDFAAGVAFGLIGGVKSWMEGSKRRNLSDSRAQSPNDSPERSPVDDEDMDGDVRGRHGRTPVVEKRNPLETLHS from the coding sequence ATGGCACCCAAGCGCAAAAGAGCGGCTTCGTTGGCTGCGGAGAAGAACGGCGCAGAGGTCGagagctcgcagcagcagcaatctccCGACGTCGAGCTGCAAGACAACGCACCTGCTACGGCAGCGGTGAGCGCGAGTCCTGctaagagcaagagcagtaTGAATCCGCCGGCGAAGCGCACTCGCGCCAACTCGAAACGGAGCATCAATGGCAATGAGAAGCAGCCTGCTACCATGGCTGTTCAGACTGGAGGCACCGTCTCGATGCCCATCAATGCTACTGCTGATGGCTCCGGCGAGTCGGGAGAAGCTGGCACGATGCGCATGGAAGCTCCTCCGCAAGCTGGCCTTGTCGATCCCGCTGGAGGCTACAAGACGAACAAACCGCCCACCGACCGCCCAGTACGCGTCTACGCCGATGGTGTCTTCGATCTATTCCATCTCGGGCACATGCGTGTTCTGCAACAGGCGAAGACCGCATTCCCAAACACCCGATTGATCGTCGGCGTCACAGGTGACGAGGAGACATTCAAGAGGAAGGGTCTTACTGTCATGAGCGCCAAAGAAAGAGCCGAGAGCGTGAGACATTGCAGATGGGTGGACGAGGTGATTGAGGATTGTCCTTGGATCATCGACGTCCCATTCTTAGAGAAGCACAACATCGATTATGTCGCGCACGACGACCTGCCATATGGTGCATCCGAGGGAGATGACATTTACGCACCGATCAAAGAGAAGGGCATGTTCCTTGTCACACAGCGAACGGAAGGTGTCAGCACCACGGGCATCATCACCAAAATTGTACGAGATTATGAGAAATACATCAGTCGACAACTGAAGAGAGGGACGACGAGACAAGAGTTGAACATTTCTtggttgaagaagaatgagATGGATGTCAAACGACATGTTTCGGAGTTGAGGGATACCATTCGACAGAACTGGAGCACGACGGGCAGAGAACTGAGCTCTGAGCTGGGAAAATTGTGGCAGCCTAGCAGGCCCAGCAGTCCTGCTCCTTCGGCCACCCCGAGCCTTAAGAATGGTCGCGGTGGTACGGTAAATGGCATCGATTCTCCACTCCCTGCTGTCTCTGCTTCTGATAGATTGAGAGTTGAAACTGCCgcgggcagcagcggcaggagTTTGACACCTTCGCGCGGCAAGAATCTGGACTTCGCGGCTGGTGTGGCTTTTGGTTTGATCGGTGGTGTCAAATCATGGATGGAGggatcgaagaggagaaatCTTTCGGACAGCAGAGCGCAGTCGCCGAATGATTCGCCTGAGAGGAGTCCGGTGGATGACGAGGATATGGATGGAGATGTGAGAGGGAGACATGGCAGGACGCCGGtggtggagaagagaaaTCCTTTGGAGACGTTGCACTCTTAG